aacaaaacaatagcagAACTCTTCCACAGTGTTCCTTACTTCGTTTGTCTCTGCCCCAGATTTCCTTCCCTAATTCAGCACCATTTTTGGCCCTTCTCTGTCCCCCATATTCCTTAGCATCGTCTCTGACATCTTCTGCCGTGACGGGTGATGTGACTGGTAACAATGGTGAAACGGGTGAAGGCATTGTCAAGGTACTCCGAATGCGACTGGTCAATTGCAGGAaactaaatgtttgttttgtgttctaCCGATAGACATCGGTTGTAGGTACGTTACAGTATTTCAACAATATGTATGTTGAAGTGAAACTGAGAAAAACCGCATTAACGACGTAAtgacacatatatactgaagggTCAAAGAAACGTCGTACTATTGGATATGGCATTCAAGGATTGAAAGAGTATTTgagcatatttttttaaatatataaaccGAAAGTGAAGTTTGAATAAACCATGAATCGTGGTGGTATAGCCGGTTTTGCCCTGTGAAGTATTGTTTGAGTTTGAGgttagaaatgtttttgtttgtggaaatgGAATAATTCGAGTTGGAGTCGAGATGCATGTGAATCATGCATGTATACAGGCATAAATTGTCCGCTTGAATGGCAAACGTTCACTTGTTTTCTGAACACAGCAGCTGTGGCAACGTTAATGAGAGATCAACGACAACAATCCACAGGACGTCTACACAATCTCCAGCGACAGAGGCCAAAAGAAAACAGTACTTAGCTTTGAACATGGTATATTTGTGTGATACAAGTGGTACAAGTCTACTATTTCACTTAAGAGTAATTATGTGGAGATCATTGATTCACCGTGTTTCGCCATTCAGCTTCAACTGATGGCGGTAGTGAAAAAGATATGTGTTTCATATCAGAGAAGGCCATATCAATGAACATCTGTATCTGAATTCATACTTTCTCAATAAACACATAGGCCAGAAGGTATTCACTGTTGAATGTCTCAGGATTATAGTCAAGCAGATTGTGTTTCAGATCGGAGTAGAAGTCGTCAAGGAGGTTGTCTTTCTCAGCAGCTCTTCTGGTCGTTGCTAGGGCGGACTCCATAGTGCCTTGTGTCCACACACGGATCATCTCCGTCATCCCATGGGCAAATCTTTCACGATCATCAATTCCGTCTACGAGGGTAAATTGGTAATCATTCAATGTAGTTCCTATGAAATAACATCTGTTTGAAAGCATATTCAAACGTCTGACCCATTATGTATCGacagcatgtacatgtatgcttcacaaatattttgatttttacGTGAAGTCTCAGTGTAGAAATATACCAGCAGAATGCACGCCACAATATCCAACCATTAACACAAAACCTTTCATTTACCCCTTAGTGGTCTGGATGTGGTCAGGTTATGTCACTGACAGAGTAGAAGCTTGCTTCATCATGTCAAGCATTGGAGTGTTGGCCCTaaatcgattgtttacagaaagCTTTAATACAGATGATGAGTACACGTATAATCGTTTCTTTTTTGTGAGCGTCAGTTTTGACGGTAAGCATTAACGTACCTTTCACGAGACGATTCCTCCATGTGGTCTTATGTTGACATTCGATCTGTTTAACTTCCAGTCGACACAGTCTTAGTCCAGATGTCATGATGGGCGATGTAATGTCTTCAAAAGGGTGTCTGACTTCATGAACTGTTCTAAAGTATTCATTCAATACCGCCTTCTTCATCTCCATCTGCAACATCGGAGTTACTGGTATAATCTGCCTTGAGATCTTGTCGGTagatattttctgaatgttctCCTCATGAACTAGTTACCCGGGGAATACATGAATTCTGCATACCTCTTAATAAACACTTCCACAAAAACGAAACCGTTTGGAGCGTAAGcgaaatgtattttcatttcatagcTACTTGTACAAGGTCCTTTATATGTTATAGTGCATTGTTTTCTACAACATGTGACTGAATAGTCCCAAGGGTCAACATTGACCGATTTGGTACTTTCTTTTTACACATTTCTGCAAACGAAAACGCTGAAAGAAATCTTCCGAAACAATTCCTGTGTAGATAAAGGGGGCAAGTGGTGAAAGCCACAGCCATTCAATGcagatgtgatttttattgcaCACTAGATATGTTGTGGATTGTGATCTATGAAACCAAGACATCACATTGTCTTGACTGCTGTTCAGTCTGTGGCTGAGATATCCATTGTGCCAGTCGTAAAAAAGTCGCtattttgtttaacaaatttTAACGATGGATGTTGAGCTGGCCGCATTTTCGGTCCTGAGTATGAAGGCGCACCAGATTGTTCCCAGCTTTACCATGGTAGATCATAGATGCCAACTATACTGGCAAGGCGCTCTAAACGCGGCTAAGTGTACTTCTTAGTTATATTCAAAACTTTTAACTACTCCCAGGTGAATCACTGAACACCCTCTGCTGACTACACCTGTTACAAATACGTCGCCTTCAAATGGACTCACTGGTGTTCAGCATTAACCAAAATGAATAATTGTCTTGAAATAGCCGTAAGAGGTATTATACAGAATACGTAATAATACATTTAACTTGTTATAGGCTATTAGACTTTCTCAAGCACTAGGACTTGTCCAACCTTCGATATCTTCCCTTGTTTCCAGTACTTCCGGAGCATAATGTTGAAGATTGTGAAGAGGCCATCGGCCGAGGACACAGCATTACCGTAGAGCAGTTCGGGATTGTAGATGGGGATGGAACAAACAAGATGACCACCTGCCCATAAGTGTGTAAACTATTGGTAAAGCTTGGTATTTCCAGATATCTGCACTAGTTAGTGCATAAATGTGTGATATCACAGTCACAAATAACATGTAAACGCATCATATAGGTGACGCCACCCATTCCTAGGACATCAGGCTTCAATACCTATGTTTAGCCGACCAACGATTGCAAAGTAATACCATACGTCTCTCatgtgtaatggttaaaagtgtACATAATATGTGAGTTTTATTCGCTCTTAAAGACGACTGGGACATTGATGCATGAGGCACCGTACCTTTCATGAGTTCTCTGGACCTACACTGAAGGAAGTTCTTCCAGTCATCAGCTGCTATTTTCTTGGCAGCGTCCCTGGACATCGCGTTCAGAAAGAGATCTGATGTCACGTCGCCATTTACGTCAACAGGTCTGGAATAAATCCAGACAACTTCAAGAAATCCACGTCTTGTATTATAAGTTACGCTGCTGCAATTTTAAGTACAAACAACAACACTGCGAAAGGTAGGTGTGAATAGCTATATCTACCTGGAGAGCCAGTGCAGTGCGATGAAACACAGTATGATGTTCATGGTATTGGAGGGCACGCACTGTTTGTAGAAGTTCGTAGCACATGCTGATATGAAAAGTTGAGAGTCGTTGCCAAGATAACTGGGGGGTTCACACACGGGACCTGAGAAAACACTCAAACTACAATTTACCACGTTTCCGGCATCACTTCATACACATTTAACCAATCATGTGGGTGTTAGATGCCTTTCCACTTATAGTTTTTGATCTCATGCAAGCGAGACACATTTGACACATAtattcattgcataaaatttATTGACATTTCAAATTATTAGCTAGTGTAGATTTGTGAACACGCGCTACCTCTTTCAAGGTAATCAAAAGTATATGACTAGAATGTAATCTAAAACGACATACGTGCGCATTCGTGTCCTATCTTATTCCATTCCCCACTGCAAATTGCATAAAACCCTTCTTTATATCCTAATGTTGTctgaatgtttcatttattattcagtggaataaaatgaaatgacgTTTTTTTGAAAAGCCGCAGATAATTTGCGTAATCTCTTGCCATCTCAGCCACGATTTCAAACATGTTCAAACGTTATCACCCCGATACCTCTCAACAAGCGTAAAAAATCCAAACTTTGATCACTTGGGCATCCTCACAAAATTCCCTATGTGCAGTTACATCTTTATATTGGATGGTTGGGCATATCCTTATTTAGAATGAAAGCGCAGATCGTTAAAACGTTTCCTGTGAAAACACATCCCGacttctcgaaacaaacttcagtttttgctcaaatttcaaactgagttgacaatttgaaacagctgcaTTTCTAACTCAGCTACATTTTGAAGACAGGAATGCTCAAACAACTTAATTACTCTATTCATTaaactcaaattgtctactGCGTTTaagtttaatattgattttacttcattctgggaaatgcattttctcaaatttgagtaacaACTCAAACTTAAGTCAAGACAGACTTACGTTGGTTTCGGGAAATCGGGCCACATTTTGAACCCTACGATTTCTCTCTCAATAGAGTGTAGGTGTAATTTGGGGACATGATGTTTCTGGAAGAAGTAGTTATCCCTGTATATATACGTAATCCTCGAGTCACTACTTATCTTGTTCCTGGACTGGACTGTCAAACGTTAAAGAAAGGAACTTATCCAAAGCGTTTAGTTATATCTGTGATGTCATGTCGTTCAGTAATGACAAAACAGCCTTCTGATGATTTACTCCCAACAGAAATAGATGGAATCACTCAGATGGGCCTGATCATAGTTGGGGAAAAGCAGGTAACACGTCAAGAAAACTAACACAAGAGCTAGATATGAAGGATACAATCAGCCGAGATGAGATACCTACGAATAACACCATACTTTGAGTCACATCggggttttcttttctttttctttttcagatatAGACATATGAGTGTTCTGAGTACAATTGCGAAACATGCATGACATATATGTTCTATCTGGTCACAAAGCAGGTGTTTGTGGTCACTGTGTGGGTGTTGTGGTTGCTGTGAATGAACACTACATGGCAGCTGATAATTGTTCCCTACATGTCCTCGGTGCGTAATCAACGTCAATATGTCCAGTCACACTGGAGAAGCCTCGCACGGGACTGACGTGGTTCTACCGTCAACCAAACACTCTAGGGCATGAACATGCACATGTTTATTGCATGTATAAACCCAGAAAATACTTACCATACAGTTTGTGAAAGAGCGCGTTGAAGTCATTTTTGTAAGTGTCTTCATACATGACACTGATCTCAAGGTCGCCACCATAGAGGCGGCGGATTTCTCCTGAAATACAACCATGTCCTTCAAACTACAACCGATACAAAAAGAGCAGAAAGACATATAATTAAGGACTTTGTGAGCGGCATTCAACGAAACGTCAGttacaaaatacactgaaagTTTGAGTATATCGGAAATCACCACATGTCAAGAACCTATATATTTGTGAATAACTGTAACCGCAATATTGAATATTCT
The window above is part of the Haliotis asinina isolate JCU_RB_2024 chromosome 1, JCU_Hal_asi_v2, whole genome shotgun sequence genome. Proteins encoded here:
- the LOC137290247 gene encoding uncharacterized protein, whose protein sequence is MEEMKRCNHRVQFVSERKAAAAIKHDIIDVLRKIPVSSNQFHIGDYGVADASISMDVIQAMLGEIRRLYGGDLEISVMYEDTYKNDFNALFHKLYGPVCEPPSYLGNDSQLFISACATNFYKQCVPSNTMNIILCFIALHWLSRPVDVNGDVTSDLFLNAMSRDAAKKIAADDWKNFLQCRSRELMKGGHLVCSIPIYNPELLYGNAVSSADGLFTIFNIMLRKYWKQGKISKMEMKKAVLNEYFRTVHEVRHPFEDITSPIMTSGLRLCRLEVKQIECQHKTTWRNRLVKDGIDDRERFAHGMTEMIRVWTQGTMESALATTRRAAEKDNLLDDFYSDLKHNLLDYNPETFNSEYLLAYVFIEKV